A window of the Streptomyces formicae genome harbors these coding sequences:
- a CDS encoding DUF6400 family protein, whose protein sequence is MPFAIDLTFEEAHRRAEVVAALGPDWGPVAALRDEEAAYALLYSGLDADQRRTYDMLVAAGVLPGGEPGRAAAH, encoded by the coding sequence ATACCCTTCGCGATCGACCTCACCTTCGAGGAGGCCCATCGGCGCGCCGAGGTCGTCGCGGCGCTCGGGCCGGACTGGGGCCCGGTGGCCGCGCTGCGGGACGAGGAGGCGGCGTACGCGCTGCTCTACTCCGGCCTCGACGCCGACCAGCGGCGTACGTACGACATGCTCGTCGCGGCGGGAGTCCTTCCCGGAGGGGAGCCCGGCCGTGCGGCTGCCCATTGA
- a CDS encoding carboxyl transferase domain-containing protein yields the protein MSDGLTAREAIALVAEYFDETAETAETPTAPAAPAAPAAEARPPRATDRVDGPIGWDGYDALRARAWSRSGEEESVLWGTARIGGRRAVVVSFEFRFMGGSLGERTGDRLEAAYAYARTGRLPLVSLIATGGSRMQEGMVALTQLHRVARASALLRAAGIPQLAVVRDPTTGGGWATLGAGADVILALPGAQIAFAGSRVRTPSEPPDANLSAYTAEGQLDAGQIDAVVEPEKLADTVSLWLALLAGGTGATGATAGTAGTGGTAGTGSTADPAPPPHALGGTTGAAPTGWDAVQRARSATRPRAAAYLDAYFDERLPVHGDRCGGADPGMLCGFGLHDRRPVAYAAQAGTATRPAGYRTAARLIRLADRLGIPVLTLVDTPGAANDAEAERDGAGAAIAAAFAAVAEARVPVTTLVIGEGGSGGALALAAPGNTWVTPDSYFSVIAPELAAAILKRAPSEAAATADQLRVRPQDLVELGVVRGVVPPADGGTGRP from the coding sequence ATGTCTGACGGCCTGACCGCGCGCGAGGCGATCGCGCTGGTCGCGGAGTACTTCGACGAGACGGCCGAGACGGCGGAGACGCCGACGGCGCCGGCGGCACCGGCGGCACCGGCGGCCGAGGCCCGCCCGCCCCGGGCCACCGACCGGGTCGACGGGCCCATCGGGTGGGACGGGTACGACGCCTTGCGGGCGCGGGCGTGGTCCCGGAGCGGGGAGGAGGAGTCGGTCCTCTGGGGCACCGCGCGGATCGGGGGGCGGCGGGCCGTGGTCGTCTCGTTCGAGTTCCGCTTCATGGGCGGGTCGCTGGGCGAGCGGACCGGGGACCGGCTGGAGGCGGCGTACGCGTACGCGCGCACCGGGCGGCTGCCGCTGGTGTCGCTGATCGCGACCGGTGGCAGCCGGATGCAGGAGGGCATGGTCGCGCTCACCCAGCTGCACCGGGTGGCCCGGGCCTCGGCCCTGCTGCGCGCGGCCGGCATCCCGCAGCTCGCGGTGGTGCGCGACCCGACGACGGGCGGCGGCTGGGCCACCCTCGGCGCAGGTGCGGACGTGATCCTCGCCCTGCCGGGCGCGCAGATCGCCTTCGCGGGGTCCCGGGTCAGGACACCCTCCGAGCCGCCGGACGCCAACCTGTCCGCGTACACGGCAGAGGGCCAGCTCGACGCGGGCCAGATCGACGCGGTCGTCGAGCCGGAGAAGCTGGCTGACACGGTGTCCCTGTGGCTGGCCCTCCTCGCCGGAGGCACCGGAGCCACCGGAGCCACGGCAGGAACCGCCGGCACCGGCGGCACGGCAGGAACCGGCAGCACTGCCGACCCCGCGCCCCCTCCCCACGCCCTCGGCGGCACGACGGGCGCCGCGCCCACCGGCTGGGACGCCGTCCAGCGGGCGCGTTCGGCCACGCGCCCGCGAGCGGCCGCGTACCTCGACGCCTACTTCGACGAGCGGCTCCCCGTCCACGGCGACCGGTGCGGCGGGGCCGACCCCGGCATGCTGTGCGGCTTCGGGCTGCACGACCGGCGGCCCGTCGCGTACGCGGCGCAGGCGGGCACGGCGACACGGCCCGCCGGCTATCGCACGGCCGCGCGGCTGATACGGCTCGCGGACCGGCTGGGGATCCCCGTGCTGACGCTCGTCGACACGCCCGGCGCCGCGAACGACGCCGAGGCCGAGCGGGACGGCGCCGGTGCGGCGATCGCCGCGGCGTTCGCGGCGGTGGCGGAGGCGCGGGTGCCCGTGACGACGCTGGTGATCGGGGAGGGCGGTTCGGGCGGGGCGCTGGCACTGGCGGCTCCGGGCAACACCTGGGTCACGCCGGACAGTTACTTCTCCGTCATCGCGCCGGAGCTCGCCGCCGCGATCCTGAAGCGCGCCCCGTCCGAGGCCGCGGCGACCGCGGACCAGCTGCGGGTGCGGCCGCAGGACCTGGTGGAGCTGGGGGTCGTACGGGGCGTCGTCCCGCCTGCCGACGGCGGGACGGGGCGCCCATGA
- a CDS encoding acyl-CoA synthetase: MSALFPTLTAAGKGAVRPALRFGDRALSYGGLAAAAGLLAGRIAGAGRVAVWATPTLETAVGVVAALLAGVPAVPLNPKTGGRELAHIVGDSAPSLVLAAPGDELPQALEGLARVDIPVAAPGGGALPPEPGPAAPALIVYTSGTTGPPKGAVLPRRAIAATLDALAEVWAWTEDDVLVHALPLFHVHGLILGVLGPLRRGGAVRHLGRFSAEGVARELGAGGTMLFGVPTMYHRLAEAAADDRELAKALAGARLLVSGSAALPVHDHERIAAATGRRVVERYGMTETLMLCSLRVAPRPPAGARVDAGPRPGSVGPPLPGVGLRLVEEDGTEITEWDGETVGEIQVHGPNLFTEYLNRPDATAAAFDGDWFRTGDMAVRDADGSVRIVGRKATDLIKSGGYKIGAGEIENALLEHPGVREAAVTGEPDPDLGERVVAWVVAADPARPPSAAELADHVAGLLAPHKRPRTVRFLAELPRNDMGKIMKRALADGRADV, translated from the coding sequence GTGAGTGCTCTCTTCCCGACCCTGACCGCGGCCGGCAAGGGCGCTGTCCGGCCCGCGCTGCGCTTCGGGGACCGTGCGCTGTCGTACGGCGGACTCGCCGCGGCGGCCGGGTTGCTGGCGGGCCGGATCGCGGGGGCGGGCCGCGTCGCGGTGTGGGCCACTCCGACGCTGGAGACGGCCGTGGGCGTGGTCGCCGCGCTGCTCGCCGGGGTGCCCGCGGTGCCGCTCAACCCGAAGACCGGCGGGCGGGAGCTGGCCCACATCGTCGGGGACAGCGCTCCGTCACTGGTCCTCGCGGCGCCCGGCGACGAACTGCCGCAGGCACTGGAGGGGTTGGCGCGTGTGGACATCCCCGTCGCGGCGCCCGGGGGCGGCGCACTGCCGCCCGAGCCAGGACCCGCCGCGCCCGCGCTGATCGTCTACACCTCCGGTACGACAGGCCCGCCGAAGGGCGCCGTGCTGCCCCGGCGGGCGATCGCGGCGACGCTGGACGCGCTGGCGGAGGTGTGGGCGTGGACGGAGGACGACGTGCTCGTCCACGCCCTGCCGCTGTTCCATGTGCACGGGCTGATCCTCGGCGTACTCGGGCCGCTCCGGCGGGGCGGTGCGGTCCGGCACCTGGGAAGGTTCTCGGCCGAGGGCGTGGCGCGGGAGCTCGGGGCGGGCGGCACGATGCTGTTCGGGGTGCCGACGATGTACCACCGGCTGGCCGAAGCGGCGGCGGACGACCGGGAGTTGGCGAAGGCGCTCGCGGGCGCGCGGCTGCTGGTCTCCGGCTCGGCGGCGCTGCCGGTCCACGACCACGAGCGGATCGCGGCGGCGACCGGACGGCGGGTCGTCGAGCGGTACGGGATGACCGAGACGCTCATGCTGTGCTCTCTGCGGGTGGCCCCCCGGCCCCCCGCCGGCGCCCGCGTGGACGCGGGGCCCCGGCCCGGCTCGGTCGGTCCGCCCCTGCCGGGGGTCGGGCTGCGGCTGGTCGAGGAGGACGGGACCGAGATCACGGAGTGGGACGGCGAGACGGTCGGCGAGATCCAGGTGCACGGCCCGAACCTCTTCACGGAGTACCTGAACCGGCCGGACGCGACGGCGGCGGCGTTCGACGGGGACTGGTTCCGTACGGGGGACATGGCGGTCCGGGACGCGGACGGCTCCGTACGGATCGTGGGGCGCAAGGCGACGGACCTGATCAAGAGCGGCGGTTACAAGATCGGCGCGGGTGAGATCGAGAACGCGCTGCTGGAGCACCCCGGCGTGCGCGAGGCGGCGGTGACCGGGGAGCCGGACCCGGATCTGGGCGAGCGGGTGGTGGCGTGGGTGGTGGCGGCGGACCCGGCGCGTCCGCCGTCCGCGGCGGAACTGGCGGACCATGTGGCGGGCCTGCTCGCCCCGCACAAACGCCCGCGTACGGTCCGCTTCCTGGCGGAGCTGCCCCGCAACGACATGGGCAAGATCATGAAGCGGGCGCTGGCGGACGGACGGGCCGATGTCTGA